The DNA segment AATCCAGAACCCAGTCCTGAATTCACCGCGAACTCGCGACAGGCCACCGCGGTCGCACGTGAGACGAAATTCAGAGAAATGCGCTGGCTGGGATTTGAACCACGCCCAGACGTTCCGGGTCGCTCAGTTCCTTCGCTTCCCGGGCTGCGACTGGTCTCTTTCAATCCAGAGCGATTTCACGGCTCACGGGTTCCGAGCACACGCTTCGCGGTGCTCGGAAAGGTTGTTCGCCGTAGAAATGCGCTGGCTGGGATTTGAACCACCTGAAGACGATCTCACTCGCTTCGCTCGTGAGCGTGCGTCTTCCGTAATTCAAATCCAGAACGCATTCCTGAATTCATCGCGAACTCGCGACACGCTGGCGCGGTCGCTCGTGGGATGAAATTCAGAGAAGTGCGCTGGCTGGGATTTGAACCCAGGTTGTGACCATGGCAAGGTCACGTGATACCACTACACTACCAGCGCCCTGTTGCACTCTCATGTACACCCCGATGAGGGTATAAGGGTTGCGAAAGGCGGGCGATTCGCTACGCCGTGACACGGTTCGTGGTCCGGCGCGGGTCTTCCGTCTCTCGGGCGGGTTTCGGTCCGTCTTCGACCGATCACGGCGCCGGTCAGTCTCTCGCGCCTGACTGTGCCCCCGGCTCCCACGTTATCGGGGGTGACAGGGCGTCACAGCCCCGAATCGTTTCGCCACCCTTTTAAGATCCTGTCCGCAAGGAATCGCTACAGTCTAGTGACGAGGCGCCGAAGCGCCACGGCATGACCGTCAGCGTACTCGTGCCGTCGTCGATCGCCCGTGAAGCCGAGGACAAACGCGAGGCAACTCGCAAACTCGGATACGTCGCCCGCGCGGCGACGATCTTCCGGGCCGACCGCCTGATCGTCTTCCCCGACGGGGACGGCGAGACGGGTCGATTCGACGGCGGGTTCGCAGAAACCGTGCTGCGGTACGCCGCGACGCCCCCCTACCTCAAAACCGAGGCGTGGGGCAAGCGGGACGAACTGGAGTACGCGGGCGTCCTGCCGCCGCTCCGCGCCACGACACAGACCGGCTCCGGATCGAACGGTTCGGGGTCGTTAAGACGAGGGATCGTGACCGAGGTCGGACCTGAAGGCCGCGTCCGGGTCAATTGCGGACTGCAACACCCGATCTCCCTCAACGTCCCACCGAAAATGGTGGTCGACGAGGGGGAACGCGTGACCGTCAGGATCTCTTCGCGACGACCGGTCCGGGCGAAACTCGAAGACGTGCCCCTCCCGGGGCTGTCGATCGAGCGGACGGACCTCTCCGCAGCACTCGGCCGTGAGGACGCCGGTGTTCGCATCGCGTCGTCCCGGTACGGTGAGCAGCTCACCACCGGGCGACTCGAGACACTGGCCGGACGCGTCGAGCGCGACGGCATGACCGTCGTGTTCGGTGCGCCCGAGAGAGGGCTGCCGGACATCCTCGGAATCGAGGAGTCACGTGTCGGCCCGTCGTCCATCGGGGACGACGGGGCGGCAGACGGAGTCGAACCCAGCGCCGATCCGGGGTTCGACCTCTGGCTGAACACGGTTCCGAACCAGGGCAGCGAGGTGGTGCGAACGGAGGAAGCGATGTTCGCCACCCTCGCCTGCCTCTCACTGAGAGCGTGATAGAATGCCACAAAAACACGCACCACGCAAAGGCTCACTCGGATTCGGCCCACGCAAGCGGGCGACCAGCGAGGTCCCGCGCTTTCGCTCGTGGCCGGACGACGACGGACAGCCGACGCTACAGGGCTTCGCGGGCTACAAGGCCGGCATGACCCACGTGGTGACGGTCGACGACGCCGCCAACTCGCCGACCGAAGGGATGGAGACGACCGTCCCGGTCACCATCGTGGAGACGCCGCCGATGCGCGTCGCGGCTCTGCGAGCGTACGAGGAATCGCCATACGGACAGCAGCCGGTCGCCGAGGTCTGGGCGGACGAGCTCGACGACGAGCTCTCGCGCACGCTCGACCTGCCGGGCGACGATTACGACCGTGACACCGCCGCGGACGAGTTCACCGCCGCTCTCGACGAGGGTCGCGTGGACGACGTGCGCGCGATCACGTACACGATGCCGGGAGACATCCCGTCCGTCCCGAAGACCAAACCCGACGTCATGGAGACGCGAGTCGGCGGCGGTTCGGTCGACGAACGGGTCGAGTTCGGTCTCGACCTGCTCTCGGAGGACGGCGGCGAACACGTCATGAACGACGTGTTCCGCGCCGGCGAGTACGTCGACTCGAGCGGCGTCACGAAAGGGAAGGGCACCCAGGGCCCCGTCAAGCGCTGGGGCGTCCAGAAGCGAAAGGGCAAGCACGCCCGCCAGGGCTGGCGACGCCGCATCGGTAACCTCGGCCCGTGGAACCCGAGCCGCGTTCGCTCGACGGTTCCCCAGCAGGGCCAGACCGGCTACCACCAGCGCACCGAACTGAACAAGCGCCTGCTCGCCATCGGCGACGGCGCCGACGCGACGGTCGACGGCGGCTTCGTCAACTACGGCGAGGTCGACGGCCCGCACGCGTTGATCAAGGGCTCGCTTCCCGGGCCATCGCAGCGACTCGTTCGCTTCCGCCCGGCGATCCGACCCGGAGACCAGCCGCGCCTCGATCCCGAGGTCCGGTTCGTCTCCACCGCATCGAACCAGGGATAATCCATGGAGGCAACAGTACACGACCTGGACGGCGGCGACGCGGGCTCGGTCGAGCTCCCGGCGATCTTCGAGACGGAGTATCGCCCGGACCTCATCACCCGTGCCGTCACCGTCGCCCAGGCAAACCGAACCCAGGCCTACGGCGCAGACGAGTTCGCCGGCAAGCGAACCTCGGCGGAGAGTCCCGGCAGCGGCCGGGGGATGGCCCACGTCCCACAGCAAGGCGGACGCGCGCGACGCGTTCCCCAGGCTGTCGGTGGACGCAAGGCCCATCCGCCGAAGGCCGAGGCCGACCACACAGAATCGATCAATACGAACGAACGCAAGCTCGCTACTCGCAGTGCCGTCGCGGCGACCACCGACGCCGAACTCGTCGCCGACCGCGGCCACGAGTTCGACGACGATCTCGACCTTCCCCTGGTCGTCGACGACGAGTTCGAGAACTTAGAAAAGACCCGCGATGTCGTCTCCTTCCTGGAGGCCGCCGGCCTCGACGCCGACGTCGAGCGCGCCGACGAGGGTCGCTCCGTCCGAGCCGGTCGCGGGAAGGCTCGCGGTCGCAAGTACAAGCAGCCGAAGTCGATCCTCTTCGTGACCGCTAGCGAGGCGGGCCCCTCGAAGGCCGCCCGCAACCTCGCCGGCGCCGACGTGGCGACCGCAGCCGAGGTCAACGCGGAGGACCTCGCACCCGGCGGACACCCGGGCCGACTCACCGTCTGGACTGAAGCCGCAGTCTCCGAGGTGAGCGAGCGATGAGTTCGCTCATCGACTACCCGCTCGTGACCGAGAAGGCGATGAACGACATGGACTTCGAGAACAAGCTCCAGTTCATCGTCGACGTCGACGCGGCGAAGCCCGAGATCCGCGAGGAGGTAGAGTCCCGTTTCGACGTCACTGTCACCAAGCTCAACACGCAGGTAACGATGGAAGGGACGAAGAAAGCAACCGTCACGCTCGACGAGGACGACGACGCGCAGGAAGTCGCCTCGCGAATCGGGGTGTTCTGACCATGGGACGACGCATTCAGGGCCAGCGACGCGGGCGCGGCGGACCGACGTTCCGTGCGCCGTCGCACCGGTACAAGGCCGACCTCCAGCACCGAACGCTCGAGGACGCCGACGTCGTCAGTGGCACGGTCGTCGACATCGAACACGACCCGGCCCGCTCGGCACCGGTCGCGGCCGTCGAATTCGACGACGGCGACCAGCGCCTCGTCCTCGCGCCGGAGGGCATCGCCGTCGGCGAGGAGATCCAGATCGGCATCTCCGCGGAGATCAAGCCCGGGAACACGCTCCCGCTGGCGGAGATCCCGGAGGGCGTTCCGATCTGTAACGTCGAAGCCAAGCCCGGCGACGGTGGGAAGTTCGCGCGCGCGTCGGGCGTCAACGCGGACCTGATCACCCACGACCGCAACGCGGCGGTCGTCCAGTTGCCGAGCGGCGATACCAAACGCCTCGACCCCAACTGTCGCGCGACGATCGGTGTCGTGGCCGGCGGTGGCCGCACGGAGAAACCGATGGTCAAGGCGGGGAACAAGTACCACAAGATGCGCGCACGGGGGACGAAGTGGCCCCGCGTTCGTGGTGTCGCCATGAACGCCGTCGACCACCCGTTCGGTGGCGGCGGTCGCCAGCATCCCGGTCGCCCGAAGTCCGTCTCGCGGGACGCCCCGCCGGGCCGGAAGGTGGGCGACATCTCGTCGCGGCGAACGGGCCGCGGTGGTAACAAATGAGTCAGGAGTATCGAACCGGCCGCGAGGGTGAGTTCACCTACCGCGGCTACACGTTAGACGAGCTGCAGGAGATGGAGCTCGACGAGGTCGCGGAACTGCTACCCGCACGCAAGCGGCGAAGTATCGAGCGCGGGCTCTCGGTCGAGCAGGAGAAGTTGCTCGAGAAAGCCCGGGACCGGACGGAAGAGGAGACGGCGAGTAACCCGATCAGGACGCACCTGCGGAACATGCCGGTGCTGCCGGAGTTCGTCGACCTCACTTTCGCCGTCTACGACGGTCAGGAGTTCGGCCGCGTTCGCATCGAACCCGAGATGATCGGCCACTACCTGGGCGAGTTCCAGCTCACCCGCACGTCCGTCGAGCACGGACAGGCCGGTATCGGTGCAACGCGCTCCTCGAAGTTCGTACCACTGAAGTGATCCACGCATGGGAATCAGCTACTCGGTCGACGCGGATCCGGACACCACGGCGAAAGCCATGCTCCGGGAGCGTCACATGAGCCACAAGCACAGCAAGGAGATCGCCCGTGAGATCAAGGGCATGTCCGTCGGCGAGGCCCAGGAGTACCTGGAAGCCGTCGTCGCGGGCGATCGCTCGGTCCCGTTCAAGTCCCACAACACCGGCGCCGGGCATCGCTCGGACGTCGACGGCTGGGACGCGGGCAAGTACCCCGAGAAGGCGGGCGGTGCCTTCCTCGATCTCCTGGAAAACGTCGCCGCCAACGCGGCCCACCAGGGCTTCGACGGCGAGACGATGGAGATCGCCCACGTCGCCGCCCACAAGGTCGGCGAGTCGATGGGGCGAAAGCCCCGTGCGATGGGTCGAGCGACGGCCTGGAACACGCCCCAGGTCGACGTCGAGATCGTCGTGGCGGCGACAGAAGACGCTGTGGAGGGTGATGCCTGATGGCGGACGAACACGAGTTCATCCGGAACGGGCTTCGCCGCTCACAGATCGACGAGTTCTTCGCCGACGAACTCGGTCGCGCCGGCTACGGCGGCATGGAGGTCGCCCAGACGCCGATGGGGACACAGATCGTCCTCAAGGCCGAAAAGCCCGGTATGGTGATCGGAAAGGGCGGTGAGAACATTCGGAAGGTCACGACGGAACTCGAAGACCGCTTCGACCTCGACGACCCGCAGATCGACGTCCAGGAGGTCGACGAACCCGACCTCAACGCTCGCATCGTCGCGGATCGACTGGCCAACGCCTTAGAGCGCGGCTGGTACTTCCGCAAAGCGGGTCACACCACGATCGACCGGATCATGGACGCTGGCGCACTCGGCGCCGAGATCGTCCTCTCCGGGAAGGTCACCGGCGCGCGCTCGCGCGTCGAGAAGTTCAACCGCGGCTACATCAAGCACAACGGCGAGCCCGCCGACGAGGTCGTCGACCACGGCCAGGGCGTCGCCGTCATGAAGCTCGGCACGATCGGCGTCGACGTGAAGATCATCCCGCCGGGCGCAGAACTGCCCGACGACTTCCAGGTTCACGACGACCTCGATCCCGAAGAGGTCGTCCCGGACGCCGTCGAGGCGAACGAGGGCGTCGAGGAACTGCTCGAAGGTACGCCCGAGGAGGGTGAGGCCGGTGAGTCGGCCGAGGGTGACGAGGCCGCCGAACCAACCGAGGAGCCCGAACTCGACGAAGAGGTCGTCGAGGAGGCCATCGAGGAAGAGATCGTCGAGGAGACGGTCGAAGACGAGACCGACGCGGACGAAGCGGCGGCCGAATCCGCCGCCGAGGAGGTCACCGAAGACCTGGACGAGGAGGTCGAGGCGGAGGCCGAAGCGCTCGTCGAGGAGATGGAAGCCGACGCGGATGCCGACGAAGACGAGGGAGGTGACGCCTGATGGCGATCCTCCACGTCGAGGAGATTCGCGACATGACGCCCGCCGAGCGCGAGTCCGAACTCGAAGAACTCGAGACGGAGTTGCTGAACCAGAAGTCGATCCTCGCCGCCGGTGGTGCTCCGGAGAACCCGGGTCGCATCAACGAGCTCGGTAAGACGGTCGCCCGGATCAAGACGATCCAGCGAGAAGAGGGCGATCTCGAATGAGATCGTGTATCCGAACGGACCGGGCCCGTGAGGAAGAGGGCGATCTCGAAGCTAGCGAGTCGTCGGAGACGGCTCGAATCGGAGGCGGCCACGCCGCCGACAGAGACGACGAATAATCATGCCACTGACACCCGAGACGCTGCCGCGACACGAACTCACTGGCCTACCGGTCAGGGTCGTCGAGAGTGACGACCTCGGCCGCGTTGGCATCGAGGGGCGTGTCGTCTTCGAGACGACCAATACCCTCCATATCGAGTGCGTTCCGCTGGAAGCGGAACTGGGTGGCGATGAAGCCGCCGACAGTCGCGACGGCGAGACTCGGGTGGTCACGGTACCGAAGGTGGGAACGACGTTCGAATTCGCGATCACAGATGACGCCGCCGGGGACCGAAAGGCCCCGGGGACCGGGTCCAAACTGGCCGACACTCAACCTGCGGGGGAGTCCGAGACGGATTCCGCCTCAGACGGCGCTGGCGAGGGCGTGGCCTACGTTACGGTCGATGGATCGCGCTTGCAGGAACGACCGGCCCGCCGTACCGAAACGGCAGGAGATTCACCATGGCAATAGGACTAGATGTAGATACCCCTCCGGAACCAGAGAACCCGGAGGAATACGACTACGAGACGTGTCCGTTCTACGGCGAGCTTCCCGTTCGAGGGCAAGTCCTCGAAGGGAAGGTCGTCTCGACGGACATGGATCGGACCGTCGTCGTCGAGCGAGAGTACGACGTGGCCGTACCGAAGTACGATCGGTACATGAAACGTCGTTCGCGCATCCCGGCACACGTGCCGGGCGTGCTCGAACCACTCTCGGTCGGTGACACGGTCACGATCGCAGAGACCCGACCACTGTCGAAGACGAAATCGCACGTGGTCGTCGAAGTAACACAGGAGGCGACCGCCGCCGACGTCGCGGAACTCACTCGCGAGCCCGAACCGGATCCAGCGCTCTCGACCGACGACGTCACGATGGGCGCCGACGCCGAGGCCAACGAGGGTGAGCAGTGATGGAGGCGATCAAGGCCGACGTCACGCAGGGACTCAAGAAGGGGTCGCTCGTCACCTGTGCCGACAACACCGGTGCCCGAGAGCTGAAGGTTATCAGCGTCGCGGGCTACCACGGCACGAAGAACCGCCAGCCCAAGGCTGGCCTCGGTGACAAGGTGACCGTCTCCGTCACGAAGGGGACGCCCGAGATGCGCCGCCAGGTGCTCGAAGCCGTCGTCGTCCGCCAGCGCCAGACCGTTCGGCGCCCGGACGGGACGCGCATGAAGTTCGAGGACAACGCGGCGGTCATCGTCGACGAGAACGAAGAACCCCGCGGAACGGAGATCAAAGGACCGATCGCCCGCGAGGTCGCCGAACGCTTCGGCGCCATCGCGAGCACCGCTACGATGATCGTATAGAACCATGAGCAAGCAACCACGCACACAGCGAAATCAGACCGAGCGGGCGGCGCTGCACCAGCGCAGTTCACAACTGCACGCCACCCTCTCGGGCGAGCTTCGCGAGGAGTACGGCACGCGACGCACGCGGGTCAACGCCGGCGACACGGTCGAAGTGATGCGGGGCGACCACGCCGGGACCGAGGGTGAGGTACTCTCCGTCTCGCTTCGTGATGGCGTCGTCCACGTCGAAGACGTGACGGTGGAGACGGCCGATGGCGAGTCGGTCGCCCGGCCGCTCGACGCGTCGAACCTCCGCATCACGGAGATCGACCTGAGTGACGACCGTCGTGAGGCCCGACTCGAAGGTGATAGTGAATGAGCAACCATCAGAAACGACTCTCGGTTCCGAAGTCCTGGCCGGTCGAGCGAAAGACCGACACCTTCACGGTGAAAGCAGGTGCGGGACCGCACGGCGAAGACGGCGTTCCGCTGTTGATCCTGTTGCGGGACGTCCTCGAGTACGTCGACAACCGCAAGGAGGCGCGCTACGCTCTCTCGAACGACGCGGTGCTCGTCAACGGCGACGAGATCAACGACGAAGAGCGTCCCATCGGGATGTTCGACATCGTGGCGTTCCCCGATCGCGAGGAGTACTACCGCGTCTTCCCCGACGAAGGCGGTCGCCTCGCGCTGACGTCGATCGACGCAGACGCGGCCGAGAGCCGCCTCGGGAAGGTCGAGAGCAAACGGCAGGTCACCGGTGGCGTCACGCAGCTTACGCTGCACGACGGGACCAACGTGACCGTCGACGATGTGTCGACCTACAACGGGAACGACTCGATCGTCGTCGACAACGAGGACAAGACTGTCGTCGCGCACTTCCCGTACGAGGACGGAGCGCTCGTGACCGCCGTCCGTGGGAACCACGCGGGCAAGGTCGGACAGATCGTCGAGATCGACGTCACACCCGGCAGCGGCTCGAACATCGTCCGTGTCGAAGCGGCCGACGCGGCCGCGACGAACGAGGCGTTCGAGACCGTCGAGGAGTACGTCGTCGTTATCGACGAGAACTTTACGGGCAGCGAGGCGGGGAGCGCCTCGGACGAGACGAGCGGTGACACCGCGAGCAGCGAGGCGGGGAGCGCCTCGGACGAGACGAGCGGTGACACCGCGAGCAGCGAGGCGGGGAGCGCCTCGGACGAGACGAGCGGTGACACCGCGAGCAGCGAGGCGGGGAGCGCCTCGGACGACGAGGAGCCCAACGCTACCGAAGACGAGGGAGGTGACGACGAATGAGCGACGCTGAGACGTC comes from the Halovivax cerinus genome and includes:
- a CDS encoding RNA methyltransferase; amino-acid sequence: MTVSVLVPSSIAREAEDKREATRKLGYVARAATIFRADRLIVFPDGDGETGRFDGGFAETVLRYAATPPYLKTEAWGKRDELEYAGVLPPLRATTQTGSGSNGSGSLRRGIVTEVGPEGRVRVNCGLQHPISLNVPPKMVVDEGERVTVRISSRRPVRAKLEDVPLPGLSIERTDLSAALGREDAGVRIASSRYGEQLTTGRLETLAGRVERDGMTVVFGAPERGLPDILGIEESRVGPSSIGDDGAADGVEPSADPGFDLWLNTVPNQGSEVVRTEEAMFATLACLSLRA
- a CDS encoding 50S ribosomal protein L3; this encodes MPQKHAPRKGSLGFGPRKRATSEVPRFRSWPDDDGQPTLQGFAGYKAGMTHVVTVDDAANSPTEGMETTVPVTIVETPPMRVAALRAYEESPYGQQPVAEVWADELDDELSRTLDLPGDDYDRDTAADEFTAALDEGRVDDVRAITYTMPGDIPSVPKTKPDVMETRVGGGSVDERVEFGLDLLSEDGGEHVMNDVFRAGEYVDSSGVTKGKGTQGPVKRWGVQKRKGKHARQGWRRRIGNLGPWNPSRVRSTVPQQGQTGYHQRTELNKRLLAIGDGADATVDGGFVNYGEVDGPHALIKGSLPGPSQRLVRFRPAIRPGDQPRLDPEVRFVSTASNQG
- the rpl4p gene encoding 50S ribosomal protein L4; translation: MEATVHDLDGGDAGSVELPAIFETEYRPDLITRAVTVAQANRTQAYGADEFAGKRTSAESPGSGRGMAHVPQQGGRARRVPQAVGGRKAHPPKAEADHTESINTNERKLATRSAVAATTDAELVADRGHEFDDDLDLPLVVDDEFENLEKTRDVVSFLEAAGLDADVERADEGRSVRAGRGKARGRKYKQPKSILFVTASEAGPSKAARNLAGADVATAAEVNAEDLAPGGHPGRLTVWTEAAVSEVSER
- a CDS encoding 50S ribosomal protein L23, which codes for MSSLIDYPLVTEKAMNDMDFENKLQFIVDVDAAKPEIREEVESRFDVTVTKLNTQVTMEGTKKATVTLDEDDDAQEVASRIGVF
- a CDS encoding 50S ribosomal protein L2 — its product is MGRRIQGQRRGRGGPTFRAPSHRYKADLQHRTLEDADVVSGTVVDIEHDPARSAPVAAVEFDDGDQRLVLAPEGIAVGEEIQIGISAEIKPGNTLPLAEIPEGVPICNVEAKPGDGGKFARASGVNADLITHDRNAAVVQLPSGDTKRLDPNCRATIGVVAGGGRTEKPMVKAGNKYHKMRARGTKWPRVRGVAMNAVDHPFGGGGRQHPGRPKSVSRDAPPGRKVGDISSRRTGRGGNK
- a CDS encoding 30S ribosomal protein S19, coding for MSQEYRTGREGEFTYRGYTLDELQEMELDEVAELLPARKRRSIERGLSVEQEKLLEKARDRTEEETASNPIRTHLRNMPVLPEFVDLTFAVYDGQEFGRVRIEPEMIGHYLGEFQLTRTSVEHGQAGIGATRSSKFVPLK
- a CDS encoding 50S ribosomal protein L22; its protein translation is MGISYSVDADPDTTAKAMLRERHMSHKHSKEIAREIKGMSVGEAQEYLEAVVAGDRSVPFKSHNTGAGHRSDVDGWDAGKYPEKAGGAFLDLLENVAANAAHQGFDGETMEIAHVAAHKVGESMGRKPRAMGRATAWNTPQVDVEIVVAATEDAVEGDA
- a CDS encoding 30S ribosomal protein S3 — its product is MADEHEFIRNGLRRSQIDEFFADELGRAGYGGMEVAQTPMGTQIVLKAEKPGMVIGKGGENIRKVTTELEDRFDLDDPQIDVQEVDEPDLNARIVADRLANALERGWYFRKAGHTTIDRIMDAGALGAEIVLSGKVTGARSRVEKFNRGYIKHNGEPADEVVDHGQGVAVMKLGTIGVDVKIIPPGAELPDDFQVHDDLDPEEVVPDAVEANEGVEELLEGTPEEGEAGESAEGDEAAEPTEEPELDEEVVEEAIEEEIVEETVEDETDADEAAAESAAEEVTEDLDEEVEAEAEALVEEMEADADADEDEGGDA
- the rpmC gene encoding 50S ribosomal protein L29, with the protein product MAILHVEEIRDMTPAERESELEELETELLNQKSILAAGGAPENPGRINELGKTVARIKTIQREEGDLE
- a CDS encoding ribonuclease P protein component 1 — translated: MPLTPETLPRHELTGLPVRVVESDDLGRVGIEGRVVFETTNTLHIECVPLEAELGGDEAADSRDGETRVVTVPKVGTTFEFAITDDAAGDRKAPGTGSKLADTQPAGESETDSASDGAGEGVAYVTVDGSRLQERPARRTETAGDSPWQ
- a CDS encoding 30S ribosomal protein S17, with amino-acid sequence MAIGLDVDTPPEPENPEEYDYETCPFYGELPVRGQVLEGKVVSTDMDRTVVVEREYDVAVPKYDRYMKRRSRIPAHVPGVLEPLSVGDTVTIAETRPLSKTKSHVVVEVTQEATAADVAELTREPEPDPALSTDDVTMGADAEANEGEQ
- a CDS encoding 50S ribosomal protein L14 — protein: MEAIKADVTQGLKKGSLVTCADNTGARELKVISVAGYHGTKNRQPKAGLGDKVTVSVTKGTPEMRRQVLEAVVVRQRQTVRRPDGTRMKFEDNAAVIVDENEEPRGTEIKGPIAREVAERFGAIASTATMIV
- the rplX gene encoding 50S ribosomal protein L24, with product MSKQPRTQRNQTERAALHQRSSQLHATLSGELREEYGTRRTRVNAGDTVEVMRGDHAGTEGEVLSVSLRDGVVHVEDVTVETADGESVARPLDASNLRITEIDLSDDRREARLEGDSE